Proteins encoded within one genomic window of Sporolituus thermophilus DSM 23256:
- a CDS encoding TldD/PmbA family protein: MLDRKILGEVLDTALKRGGDFADIFIEKRVTTLVACEENRIERIKSGLDIGAGIRVLYGDTTAYAYTNKITKEELTNLADIVSRAAKHGGGEIKVNLQKIAPDTKPMAEILPTEVSIDDKVAVVETVNKAARAVDARIKQVMVVYGDVVQDVTIANSLGRWVEDQRVRTRLAVNAIAADGEQIQTGFESVGATQGFELMRNYDCAGLGQAAANRAIAMLEAKPAPAGKMAVVMAGEAGGTMVHEACGHGLEADLVQKGMSVYAGRKGEMVASELVTVVDDGTIPGKYGTLRFDDEGFPAQKTTLIEKGILKNYMYDYLTATRDKVTPTGNGRRESFEHKPIPRMRNTYIAPGKDDPDSIIKSIKNGLLVRKMGGGQVNTVNGDFVFDVAEGYLIKDGEIAHAVRGATLTGNGPQVLQMVDMVGSDLGFTIGTCGKDGQGAPVSDAQPTIRIPEIVVGGTAHEAAAGPRLRRGEQGAASPVSWRIRRL, encoded by the coding sequence ATGCTGGACCGCAAAATACTTGGCGAGGTGCTGGACACCGCGCTTAAGCGCGGCGGCGACTTTGCCGATATCTTTATTGAGAAGCGGGTTACGACACTGGTCGCCTGTGAGGAAAACCGCATTGAGCGAATCAAGTCGGGTCTTGATATCGGGGCCGGGATACGGGTTCTTTACGGTGATACCACCGCGTACGCCTATACAAACAAAATAACGAAAGAAGAATTGACCAATCTTGCCGATATAGTAAGCCGCGCCGCTAAGCATGGTGGGGGCGAGATCAAGGTAAATCTGCAAAAAATCGCTCCAGATACAAAGCCGATGGCGGAAATTCTGCCGACCGAGGTGTCCATCGACGATAAAGTTGCCGTCGTCGAAACCGTGAACAAAGCAGCACGGGCGGTAGACGCTAGGATTAAACAGGTTATGGTGGTCTATGGCGATGTTGTTCAGGATGTCACCATTGCCAACTCCTTGGGCCGGTGGGTTGAGGACCAGCGGGTGAGAACAAGACTAGCGGTCAACGCGATTGCTGCCGACGGGGAGCAAATCCAAACCGGTTTCGAGTCAGTTGGGGCTACCCAGGGATTTGAGCTTATGCGTAACTATGACTGCGCTGGCCTGGGCCAAGCAGCGGCCAACCGCGCCATTGCCATGCTGGAGGCCAAACCGGCGCCGGCAGGCAAGATGGCGGTTGTCATGGCTGGCGAAGCGGGTGGCACAATGGTCCACGAGGCCTGCGGGCACGGTTTGGAGGCCGATTTGGTACAAAAAGGGATGTCGGTATACGCCGGCCGCAAAGGCGAAATGGTGGCATCGGAATTAGTGACGGTTGTTGATGACGGCACGATTCCAGGCAAATATGGGACGCTGCGTTTTGATGACGAGGGCTTTCCGGCACAAAAGACCACGCTTATTGAGAAGGGTATACTGAAGAATTACATGTATGACTATCTCACGGCGACAAGGGACAAGGTGACGCCCACCGGCAACGGCCGGCGAGAGTCTTTTGAACACAAGCCCATTCCCCGTATGCGCAATACCTATATTGCCCCTGGCAAGGATGATCCGGATAGCATTATCAAGTCGATTAAAAACGGACTGCTGGTCAGGAAGATGGGAGGGGGCCAGGTCAACACGGTCAACGGTGATTTTGTGTTCGACGTCGCAGAGGGTTATCTTATCAAGGACGGTGAAATTGCTCACGCCGTCCGGGGTGCGACCCTGACGGGCAATGGGCCACAGGTTCTGCAAATGGTTGATATGGTAGGTAGTGATTTAGGCTTTACCATCGGTACCTGCGGTAAAGACGGCCAAGGCGCGCCTGTTTCTGACGCGCAGCCGACTATACGCATCCCGGAAATCGTAGTCGGCGGTACTGCGCATGAAGCCGCGGCCGGTCCCAGGTTGCGGCGGGGTGAACAAGGGGCGGCAAGTCCGGTAAGCTGGCGGATACGGCGATTATGA
- a CDS encoding efflux RND transporter periplasmic adaptor subunit — translation MASRKKTLYIVMAITLVLIGIIGYRIYANLAANKERAGRVSQGRVVTVEVATVARRDIVPVMSFSGNLEPEWSADISAKVDGRIDRMLVEEGDFVKAGQIIAVLDTNELAAQVMQAEGNLLAARAGLEQAELDLVRTEALAKQGAVSLQALDTARIKRDLAFGQVKAAEGNLALLTARLDNANIVAPRDGIVTKRYLQAGYYVKAGSPIINLADVTNLLAKATVGEAQVNELAIGLPVKIKVSALGDKEFSGTVARISPAAAMPARTFTAEVTIPNQNGELKAGMFAKVSIPAKVKKGVLAVPESALVMREDQKTVYVVKDNNTVQQIVLKLGYVADGWAEVLEGLKEGDRIVVSGQNKLRDGVSIKIAAAGETKAGGQ, via the coding sequence TTGGCATCGAGGAAAAAAACTTTATATATCGTAATGGCGATTACACTTGTTTTGATCGGTATTATCGGTTATCGCATCTATGCTAATCTCGCTGCCAATAAAGAACGGGCCGGGCGTGTGTCCCAGGGACGGGTGGTTACGGTCGAAGTGGCCACTGTCGCGCGTCGGGATATCGTACCGGTCATGAGCTTTTCTGGCAACCTGGAGCCAGAGTGGTCGGCGGATATTTCCGCGAAAGTGGACGGCCGCATTGATCGGATGTTGGTTGAGGAAGGCGATTTTGTCAAGGCCGGTCAGATAATCGCTGTGTTGGATACTAATGAGCTGGCGGCGCAGGTCATGCAGGCCGAAGGTAATTTACTCGCGGCCCGGGCCGGGCTAGAGCAGGCGGAACTAGATCTTGTCCGCACTGAGGCGCTGGCTAAACAAGGAGCGGTGTCGTTGCAGGCTTTGGACACGGCCAGAATAAAACGGGACCTGGCCTTTGGACAGGTTAAAGCGGCGGAGGGCAACCTAGCCCTGCTTACGGCTCGCCTTGACAACGCCAATATTGTGGCGCCGCGGGATGGTATCGTAACCAAGCGGTATCTGCAGGCCGGATACTATGTCAAAGCCGGCTCGCCTATCATTAATCTTGCTGATGTTACCAACCTCCTGGCGAAAGCAACCGTTGGCGAGGCGCAGGTGAATGAATTAGCCATCGGACTGCCTGTTAAGATAAAAGTGAGCGCTTTGGGGGACAAAGAGTTTTCCGGCACAGTGGCGCGTATTTCGCCCGCCGCGGCGATGCCTGCGCGGACCTTTACGGCAGAAGTCACTATTCCCAATCAAAATGGAGAACTAAAAGCCGGTATGTTTGCCAAAGTCAGTATACCGGCAAAGGTCAAGAAAGGCGTGCTGGCCGTACCGGAAAGCGCTTTGGTAATGCGGGAAGATCAGAAAACCGTCTATGTTGTAAAAGACAACAATACGGTACAGCAGATAGTTTTGAAACTAGGTTATGTGGCCGATGGCTGGGCGGAAGTGCTGGAGGGGCTTAAAGAAGGCGATCGTATCGTCGTCAGCGGTCAAAATAAGTTGCGGGACGGTGTGTCCATTAAAATTGCCGCGGCCGGTGAAACCAAGGCAGGTGGCCAGTAA